From the Rhodoferax sp. WC2427 genome, one window contains:
- a CDS encoding VOC family protein: protein MVFDHIGFNVSDFPKAREFLLRALQPLGIAITMEGEGWAMVGRQGEGNFWFGAFGASPGPIHLAFAAKNREQVRQFYAAALAAGGQDNGGPGLRPQYHPHYYGAFVIGPDGHNFEAVCHAPEGDS from the coding sequence ATGGTCTTTGATCACATCGGATTCAACGTTTCGGATTTCCCCAAGGCGCGAGAATTCCTGCTGCGGGCGCTGCAGCCTTTGGGCATAGCGATCACCATGGAAGGCGAGGGCTGGGCCATGGTGGGGCGCCAAGGCGAGGGCAATTTCTGGTTCGGCGCTTTCGGTGCCAGCCCGGGGCCGATACACCTGGCTTTTGCGGCGAAGAATCGCGAGCAGGTGCGGCAGTTTTACGCAGCGGCCCTGGCCGCCGGGGGCCAGGACAACGGCGGCCCGGGGCTGCGGCCGCAGTACCACCCCCACTACTACGGCGCTTTTGTGATCGGGCCGGACGGGCACAACTTCGAGGCCGTCTGCCATGCGCCTGAGGGCGATTCCTGA
- a CDS encoding 8-oxoguanine deaminase, with the protein MPSLLIHNADCIATLDATRRELRQGWVFIRDGTIESLGSAADLPPALLHSADEVIDATGHVAIPGLVNTHHHMYQSLTRAISQVQNAELFGWLRGLYPIWAGLTPEMVHVSTQVAMAELLLSGCTTSSDHLYIYPNGVQLDDSIAAALDIGMRFTATRGSMSVGASQGGLPPDSVVEREDAILRDSQRLITRYHDTRHGAMTQVALAPCSPFSVSRDLMRESASLARSLGARLHTHLAENDHDIAYTREKFNCTPTEYAQDLGWLGPDVWHAHCVKLDTAGIGLFAATRTGVAHCPCSNMRLASGIAPIRKMLDAGVPVGLGVDGSASNDAGHMLNEARQALLLARVGRSLEPFGCDHGPAEMTVRNALEIATRGGADVLGRSDIGHLAPGMCADLALFDQRTLPFAGGAVHDPVGSLLLCASAQAAYTVVNGRVVVRQGQLVTVALGPLVERHNRLALTLAG; encoded by the coding sequence ATGCCTTCCCTGCTGATCCACAACGCCGACTGCATCGCCACCCTGGACGCCACCCGCCGCGAGCTGCGCCAGGGCTGGGTGTTCATCCGCGACGGCACCATCGAATCACTGGGCAGCGCCGCCGACCTGCCCCCGGCCCTGCTGCACAGCGCCGACGAGGTGATCGATGCCACCGGCCACGTCGCCATCCCCGGCCTGGTCAACACCCACCACCACATGTACCAGAGCCTCACGCGGGCTATTTCCCAGGTGCAAAACGCCGAGCTGTTCGGCTGGCTGCGCGGCCTGTACCCGATCTGGGCCGGGCTCACGCCCGAGATGGTCCACGTCTCCACCCAGGTCGCCATGGCCGAGCTGCTGCTCTCGGGCTGCACCACCAGCAGCGACCACCTCTACATCTACCCCAACGGCGTGCAGCTCGACGACAGCATCGCCGCCGCGCTGGACATCGGCATGCGCTTCACCGCCACCCGGGGCAGCATGAGCGTGGGCGCCAGCCAGGGCGGCCTGCCGCCCGACAGCGTGGTCGAACGCGAAGACGCCATCCTGCGCGATAGCCAGCGCCTCATCACCCGCTACCACGACACCCGCCATGGCGCGATGACCCAGGTGGCCCTGGCCCCCTGCTCCCCCTTCAGCGTCAGCCGCGACCTGATGCGCGAATCCGCCAGCCTGGCGCGCAGCCTGGGGGCCCGCCTGCACACCCACCTGGCCGAGAACGACCACGACATCGCCTACACCCGCGAAAAATTCAACTGCACCCCCACCGAATACGCCCAGGACCTGGGCTGGCTCGGTCCGGACGTGTGGCACGCCCACTGCGTCAAGCTCGACACCGCAGGCATCGGCCTGTTTGCCGCCACCCGCACCGGCGTGGCCCACTGCCCCTGCAGCAATATGCGCCTGGCCAGCGGCATCGCCCCCATCCGCAAAATGCTGGACGCCGGTGTGCCCGTGGGCCTGGGCGTGGACGGCAGCGCCAGCAACGATGCCGGCCACATGCTCAACGAAGCCCGCCAGGCGCTGCTGCTGGCGCGTGTGGGTAGATCCTTAGAACCCTTCGGCTGCGACCACGGCCCGGCTGAAATGACCGTGCGCAACGCACTAGAGATCGCCACCCGCGGCGGCGCCGACGTGCTGGGCCGCAGCGACATCGGCCACCTCGCCCCCGGCATGTGCGCCGACCTGGCCCTGTTCGACCAGCGCACCCTGCCCTTCGCGGGCGGCGCCGTGCACGACCCCGTCGGCAGCCTGCTCCTGTGCGCCAGCGCGCAGGCGGCCTACACCGTGGTCAACGGGCGGGTGGTGGTACGGCAGGGGCAGCTGGTGACGGTGGCGCTGGGGCCGCTGGTAGAGCGGCACAACCGGCTGGCGCTGACGTTGGCGGGCTGA
- a CDS encoding DUF4864 domain-containing protein: MHTLSHLHSPFHVHSAALWRRITTALAALLLSLSALAAPMGAQDVKNVRGVIQAQLAAFAADDAAKAFSYAAPNVRKSVASAEVFMAMVRGHYAVVYRPASVAFMQPERDGDLVVQPVQMSDADGVAWLAVYTLQQQKNKQWRITGCFVKGTNGRMA, from the coding sequence ATGCACACGCTCTCCCATTTGCATTCCCCCTTCCACGTCCACAGTGCCGCCCTCTGGCGCCGGATCACCACCGCCCTGGCGGCTCTGCTGCTGTCGCTGTCGGCCCTGGCCGCGCCGATGGGCGCGCAAGATGTCAAGAACGTGCGCGGTGTCATCCAGGCCCAGTTGGCCGCCTTTGCCGCCGACGATGCCGCCAAAGCCTTCTCGTACGCCGCCCCCAATGTGCGCAAATCGGTGGCCTCGGCCGAGGTCTTCATGGCCATGGTGCGCGGCCACTACGCCGTGGTCTACCGCCCGGCCTCGGTGGCCTTCATGCAGCCCGAACGCGACGGCGACCTGGTGGTGCAGCCGGTGCAGATGTCCGATGCCGACGGCGTGGCGTGGCTGGCCGTCTACACCCTGCAACAGCAGAAAAACAAGCAGTGGCGCATCACCGGCTGCTTCGTCAAAGGCACCAACGGGCGCATGGCCTGA
- a CDS encoding DUF3034 family protein produces MRVSASALAAATLALCSPWTLADTGKLLLTGGVSSIDGAAGGGLTPWAVVGSNATAHEIGASAALTRVHTRDYALNVAGAVLGIHDRFELSLAQQDFNAGPTSALAGFGVTPGQHIKMDIFGAKLRVAGDAVLNSDTWVPQIAVGLQHKRVHAGSMEPVLSALGAKTTGTDVYLSATKLLLGQGLLVNGTLRATQANQNGLLGFGGALGQNKTRLVPEFSVAYLLRKDLAIGAEVRFKPNNLEPVGNAVFGANSGALREDSWKDLFVAWAPSKHLSLTLAYVDLGRIAPALVAGRKQTGGYVSAQIAF; encoded by the coding sequence ATGCGTGTATCCGCCTCTGCACTTGCCGCCGCAACCTTGGCCTTGTGCAGCCCCTGGACGCTGGCCGACACCGGCAAACTGCTGCTGACCGGCGGTGTCAGCAGCATCGACGGCGCCGCCGGTGGCGGGCTGACCCCGTGGGCGGTGGTGGGCAGCAATGCCACCGCGCATGAGATCGGGGCCAGCGCCGCCCTCACCCGCGTGCACACCCGCGACTACGCCTTGAACGTGGCGGGCGCAGTGCTGGGCATCCACGACCGGTTCGAGCTGTCACTGGCCCAGCAGGACTTCAACGCCGGGCCCACCTCGGCGCTGGCCGGTTTTGGCGTTACCCCCGGACAGCACATCAAGATGGACATCTTCGGTGCCAAGCTGCGGGTGGCAGGCGATGCCGTGCTCAACAGCGATACCTGGGTGCCGCAAATTGCCGTGGGCCTGCAGCACAAGCGCGTGCATGCCGGCAGCATGGAGCCGGTGCTATCGGCCCTGGGGGCCAAAACCACCGGTACCGACGTGTATCTGAGCGCCACCAAGCTGCTTCTGGGCCAGGGCCTGCTGGTCAACGGCACCCTGCGCGCCACCCAGGCCAACCAGAACGGCCTGCTGGGTTTTGGCGGAGCGCTGGGCCAGAACAAGACCCGGCTGGTGCCGGAATTTTCGGTGGCCTACCTGCTGCGCAAGGACCTCGCCATCGGCGCGGAAGTGCGCTTCAAACCCAACAACCTGGAGCCGGTGGGCAACGCCGTGTTCGGTGCCAATTCGGGCGCGCTGCGCGAAGACAGCTGGAAGGACCTGTTTGTGGCCTGGGCCCCCAGCAAGCATTTATCGCTGACCCTGGCCTACGTGGACCTGGGCCGCATCGCCCCCGCCCTGGTGGCGGGCCGCAAACAGACCGGTGGCTATGTGTCTGCCCAAATCGCATTTTGA
- a CDS encoding two-component system response regulator, translating to MTPPADNRAKILVVDDEATNLQMLRHVLQDDYRLVFAKNGPKALELAHSERPDLVLLDIMMPGMTGYEVCEALKREPSLRHIPVIFVSTLTDTEDEAKGFAVGAVDYLTKPASPAIVKARVRAHLSLVQIDALRDTRLEIIRRLGLAAEFKDNETGMHVIRMSYFSRILGEAAGLGPADVENLFNAAPMHDVGKIGIPDAVLLKKGALTAEEWAVMRTHSQIGADILGTHPPGLMQVAHEVAISHHEKWDGSGYPHGLAGTAIPIAGRIAAIADVFDALTSARPYKASWTVEAALDLLRAQSGKHFDPALVALFLEHLPEILEVKDRWAETTAPEHHVAATA from the coding sequence ATGACCCCGCCCGCAGACAACCGCGCCAAAATACTGGTGGTGGACGACGAAGCCACCAATCTGCAAATGCTGCGCCACGTGCTGCAGGACGACTACCGCCTGGTGTTTGCCAAAAACGGCCCCAAGGCCCTGGAGCTGGCCCATAGCGAGCGCCCCGACCTGGTGCTGCTGGACATCATGATGCCCGGCATGACCGGCTACGAGGTCTGCGAAGCCCTGAAACGCGAGCCCTCCCTGCGCCACATCCCGGTGATCTTCGTCAGCACGCTGACCGACACCGAGGACGAAGCCAAGGGCTTTGCCGTGGGCGCGGTGGACTACCTCACCAAACCGGCCAGCCCGGCCATCGTCAAAGCCCGTGTGCGCGCCCACCTGTCGCTGGTGCAGATCGACGCGCTGCGCGACACCCGGCTGGAGATCATCCGCCGCCTGGGCCTGGCCGCAGAATTCAAAGACAACGAAACCGGCATGCACGTGATCCGCATGAGCTACTTTTCGCGCATCCTCGGGGAAGCCGCAGGCCTGGGCCCGGCCGATGTGGAAAACCTGTTCAACGCCGCGCCCATGCACGACGTCGGCAAGATCGGCATCCCCGACGCGGTGCTGCTGAAAAAAGGCGCGTTGACCGCCGAGGAATGGGCCGTCATGCGCACCCACAGCCAGATCGGGGCCGACATTCTGGGCACCCACCCGCCCGGCCTGATGCAGGTGGCCCACGAAGTCGCCATCTCCCACCACGAAAAGTGGGACGGCAGCGGCTACCCGCACGGGCTGGCCGGCACCGCCATCCCGATCGCCGGGCGCATTGCCGCCATCGCCGATGTGTTTGACGCCCTCACCAGCGCGCGCCCTTACAAAGCCTCCTGGACGGTAGAGGCCGCGCTGGACCTGCTGCGCGCCCAAAGCGGCAAGCACTTCGACCCCGCCCTGGTGGCGCTGTTCCTGGAACACCTGCCCGAGATCCTGGAGGTGAAAGACCGCTGGGCCGAAACCACCGCGCCCGAACACCATGTTGCGGCCACCGCGTAG
- a CDS encoding putative quinol monooxygenase, with the protein MMRIANIVVDARYLERYRAALQEGIEAAIRLEPGVLGLHAVSSIEDPARFTILEVYADQAAYEAHLKTPHFLTYKNATQDMVTSLELVDVVPLIPGMAFNGAEASTKTPGSPPHATRTTGF; encoded by the coding sequence ATGATGCGCATTGCCAACATCGTCGTCGATGCCCGTTACCTGGAACGGTACAGGGCCGCCCTCCAGGAGGGGATCGAGGCCGCCATCAGGCTTGAACCCGGTGTTCTGGGCCTGCATGCCGTTTCATCGATAGAAGACCCGGCACGCTTCACCATCCTGGAGGTCTACGCAGACCAGGCGGCGTACGAGGCGCACCTGAAGACACCGCACTTCCTCACGTACAAGAACGCCACACAAGACATGGTCACATCGCTGGAACTGGTCGATGTGGTGCCATTGATTCCGGGTATGGCGTTCAACGGGGCTGAAGCATCCACAAAAACACCTGGGAGCCCTCCCCATGCCACCCGAACTACAGGCTTTTGA
- a CDS encoding VOC family protein, producing MPPELQAFDHIHVYVTDRAQAEAWYRRVLGLHRSPGLEFWATGGGPLTVQNDTGTVQIALFERPAQPCRSVVAIRVGGAQYLAWKAYLEEAMPGAVSEQDHEASMSLYFRDPDGNPYELTTYELAGSKPSAESAT from the coding sequence ATGCCACCCGAACTACAGGCTTTTGACCACATCCACGTGTACGTGACCGACCGGGCCCAGGCCGAGGCCTGGTACCGCCGGGTGCTGGGGCTGCATCGGAGCCCGGGGCTGGAATTCTGGGCCACCGGCGGCGGACCGCTGACGGTCCAGAACGACACAGGCACGGTCCAGATTGCGTTGTTCGAGCGTCCGGCGCAGCCTTGCCGCTCCGTGGTGGCCATTCGGGTGGGTGGGGCCCAGTACCTGGCTTGGAAGGCGTACCTGGAAGAGGCCATGCCGGGAGCGGTGAGCGAGCAGGACCACGAGGCATCCATGTCCCTGTATTTCCGGGACCCTGACGGCAATCCGTATGAGTTGACCACCTACGAACTCGCGGGGAGCAAGCCGAGTGCGGAAAGTGCGACTTAA
- a CDS encoding AMP-binding protein has translation MHYPWQAHYPPGMPTAIDTTGLPTVVALLEHSFAAHRDSDAYVFMGHALRYGDVDALSRALAAWLQDQPLAQGDCVAIMLPNLLSFPVAMAAVLRAGFVAVNINPLYTPRELQHQLQDSGAKAIVILDRFVPTLDAIVAHTDVATVLVAAGTDLLGLPAGAVLPALAEGGSSFVDALVQGRSLPYLRPVLQPSDPAVLQYTGGTTGVSKGATLLHRTLVANVLASEAWMAPGLQRHARSTPFTIVCALPLYHVFAFVVCSLLGMRAGARNILIPNPRDQTAMIALLKPYKLHMFPAVNTLFGALLQHPDFAQLDFSELCISNGGGSPVQAAVARRWLEVTGCPITEGYGLSETAAAVVCNRTDSEVFTGDIGLPMPGVHVRMLDDAGQDVPPGQPGEIAIRGPQVMAGYWRRPGDTAAAFTADGYFLSGDVGVMDAQGRIRIIDRKKDMVLVSGFKVYPAEIEAVLARHPGVLECAVVGVHDAATGEAVRAFVVRKDPALSEADVLAFCAEQFTAYKRPRSVEFLDVLPKSALGKVLRRELRTI, from the coding sequence ATGCACTACCCCTGGCAAGCCCATTACCCCCCAGGTATGCCCACCGCCATCGACACCACGGGCCTGCCCACGGTGGTAGCCCTGCTGGAACACAGCTTTGCCGCCCACCGGGACAGCGATGCCTACGTGTTCATGGGCCACGCGCTGCGCTACGGCGACGTAGATGCCTTGTCCAGGGCGCTGGCCGCCTGGCTGCAAGACCAACCGCTGGCCCAGGGCGACTGCGTGGCCATCATGCTGCCCAACCTGCTGAGCTTCCCCGTGGCCATGGCGGCGGTGCTGCGCGCCGGGTTTGTGGCGGTCAACATCAACCCGCTGTACACCCCGCGCGAGCTGCAGCACCAGCTGCAGGACTCTGGCGCCAAGGCCATCGTCATCCTGGACCGCTTTGTGCCCACGCTGGATGCCATCGTCGCCCACACCGATGTGGCCACCGTGCTGGTGGCCGCAGGCACCGACCTGCTGGGCCTGCCCGCCGGAGCCGTGCTGCCCGCGCTGGCCGAGGGCGGCAGCAGCTTTGTCGATGCCCTGGTGCAAGGCCGCAGCCTGCCCTACCTCCGCCCCGTGCTGCAGCCCAGCGACCCGGCGGTGCTGCAGTACACCGGCGGCACCACCGGGGTGAGCAAGGGGGCCACGCTGCTGCACCGCACGCTGGTGGCCAATGTGCTGGCCTCCGAGGCCTGGATGGCGCCGGGCCTGCAGCGCCATGCCCGCAGCACCCCGTTCACCATCGTCTGCGCGCTGCCGCTGTACCACGTGTTTGCGTTTGTGGTCTGCAGCCTGCTGGGCATGCGGGCCGGGGCGCGCAACATCCTCATCCCGAATCCGCGCGACCAGACGGCCATGATTGCGCTTCTGAAGCCCTACAAGCTGCATATGTTCCCGGCGGTCAACACCTTGTTTGGCGCACTGCTGCAGCACCCCGACTTTGCGCAGCTGGACTTCAGCGAGCTGTGCATCAGCAACGGCGGCGGCAGCCCGGTGCAGGCCGCCGTGGCCCGGCGCTGGCTGGAGGTGACCGGCTGCCCCATCACCGAGGGCTATGGCCTGTCGGAAACCGCCGCCGCCGTGGTCTGCAACCGCACCGATTCCGAGGTGTTTACCGGCGACATCGGGCTGCCCATGCCCGGCGTGCACGTGCGCATGCTGGACGATGCTGGCCAGGACGTGCCCCCGGGCCAGCCCGGTGAAATTGCCATCCGCGGCCCGCAGGTGATGGCCGGGTACTGGCGACGTCCCGGGGACACCGCCGCCGCCTTCACCGCCGACGGCTATTTCCTGAGCGGCGACGTCGGGGTGATGGATGCCCAGGGCCGCATCCGCATCATCGACCGCAAAAAGGACATGGTGCTGGTCAGCGGCTTCAAGGTCTACCCCGCCGAGATCGAAGCCGTGCTGGCCCGCCACCCCGGGGTGCTGGAGTGCGCGGTGGTGGGCGTGCACGATGCGGCCACCGGCGAGGCGGTGCGGGCGTTTGTGGTGCGCAAAGACCCGGCGCTTTCTGAGGCCGATGTGCTGGCCTTTTGTGCCGAGCAGTTCACCGCCTACAAGCGCCCGCGCAGCGTGGAATTTCTCGACGTGCTACCCAAGTCCGCGCTGGGCAAGGTCTTACGCCGCGAGCTGCGGACGATCTAG
- a CDS encoding YihY/virulence factor BrkB family protein: MPLNSLAPYWKLVKQVANSWVDDYALSMGAALAYYTTFSVAPLLLIAISVAGLVFGEEAARGEIAEQLRSLMGEQGAGAVQELLASVRQPGEGIAATLLGVALLFIGAATVFGELQDALNRIWRVPAHSKQAGWVGLLRARLLSFGMILAIGFMLMVSLVVSAVLAVTERWLQPIFGSWLAVASIANAVGGFVLISTMFALIYKIMPRARVEWKDVWIGSVFTALLFTMGKSLIGLYVGRSGVASAFGAAGSLVVMLVWVYYSAQIFLVGAEFTWCYANAFGSRKDCAAPPGTALEEPPQRP, from the coding sequence ATGCCTTTGAACTCTCTCGCCCCGTATTGGAAACTGGTCAAACAAGTCGCCAACTCCTGGGTCGACGACTACGCCCTCAGCATGGGGGCCGCACTGGCCTACTACACCACTTTCTCCGTGGCCCCGCTGCTGCTGATCGCCATCTCGGTGGCCGGGCTGGTGTTTGGCGAGGAGGCCGCCCGCGGCGAGATCGCCGAGCAGTTGCGCTCCTTGATGGGCGAGCAGGGGGCCGGTGCGGTACAGGAGCTGTTGGCCAGCGTGCGCCAGCCCGGCGAAGGCATCGCCGCCACCCTGCTCGGGGTGGCGCTGCTCTTCATCGGCGCAGCCACCGTGTTTGGGGAACTGCAAGACGCACTGAACCGCATCTGGCGCGTACCCGCCCACAGCAAGCAGGCGGGCTGGGTCGGCCTGTTGCGCGCACGGCTGCTGTCGTTTGGCATGATCCTGGCCATCGGCTTCATGCTGATGGTGTCGCTGGTGGTGAGCGCCGTCCTGGCGGTCACCGAGCGCTGGCTGCAGCCCATTTTTGGCAGCTGGCTGGCGGTGGCGTCGATTGCCAACGCCGTGGGCGGCTTCGTGCTGATCTCCACCATGTTTGCGCTGATCTACAAAATCATGCCCCGCGCCCGGGTGGAGTGGAAGGACGTGTGGATTGGCTCGGTTTTCACCGCGCTGCTGTTCACCATGGGCAAGTCGCTGATCGGCCTGTACGTGGGCCGCAGCGGCGTGGCCTCGGCCTTCGGCGCGGCGGGTTCGCTGGTGGTGATGCTGGTGTGGGTGTACTACTCGGCGCAAATCTTCCTGGTCGGGGCCGAATTCACCTGGTGCTACGCCAATGCCTTCGGTTCGCGCAAAGACTGCGCCGCACCGCCGGGCACCGCCCTGGAAGAGCCACCACAGCGCCCGTAG
- the dinB gene encoding DNA polymerase IV, producing MHSPRRIAHLDMDAFYASVELLRYPQLKGLPVVIGGGRRKEDEALAGQVLAEIAVDAFPKLKDYVGRGVITTATYAARQFGVGSAMGLMKAAKLCPQAILLPVDFEEIRRYSRQFKAIAQEIVPQMEDRGVDEIYLDFTEVPGGQREGGRVLARLIQKAVLDATGLTCSVGVAPNKLIAKMASEFNKPNGISIVGPDDLQTLVWPLSCRKINGIGPKAGEKLTALGIHTIGDLAAADPQWLVAHFGKATGAWMHASAHGRDDRPVVTESEPVSMSRETTFERDLHAVHDRAELGAVFTRLCEQVAADLQRKGYVGKTIGIKLRYDDFKAATRDHTIIHPTADAKTIRQAAGQCLKRAPLDKRLRLLGVRVGSLAKAGSEGNTASALIPSAQAAMYLEAQTGWLF from the coding sequence ATGCACAGCCCCCGCCGTATCGCCCACCTCGACATGGACGCGTTTTACGCCTCCGTGGAGCTGCTGCGCTATCCGCAGCTCAAGGGCCTGCCGGTGGTGATTGGTGGGGGGCGGCGCAAGGAGGACGAAGCGCTGGCGGGGCAGGTGCTGGCGGAGATTGCCGTGGACGCATTTCCCAAGCTCAAGGACTACGTGGGGCGCGGGGTGATCACCACGGCCACCTATGCGGCGCGGCAGTTTGGGGTGGGGTCGGCGATGGGGCTGATGAAGGCGGCCAAGCTGTGCCCGCAGGCGATTTTGCTGCCCGTCGATTTTGAGGAAATCCGCCGCTATTCGCGCCAGTTCAAGGCCATCGCGCAGGAGATCGTGCCGCAGATGGAAGACCGGGGGGTGGACGAGATCTACCTGGACTTTACCGAGGTGCCCGGCGGGCAGCGCGAGGGCGGGCGGGTGCTGGCGCGGCTGATCCAGAAGGCGGTGCTGGACGCGACCGGGCTGACCTGTTCGGTGGGCGTGGCCCCCAACAAGTTGATCGCCAAGATGGCCAGCGAATTCAACAAGCCCAATGGCATTTCCATCGTTGGGCCGGACGACCTGCAAACCCTGGTCTGGCCGCTGTCCTGCCGCAAGATCAACGGCATTGGCCCCAAAGCCGGTGAGAAGCTGACGGCACTGGGCATCCACACCATTGGCGACCTGGCCGCGGCCGACCCGCAGTGGCTGGTGGCGCACTTTGGCAAGGCCACGGGGGCGTGGATGCATGCCTCGGCCCACGGGCGCGACGACCGCCCGGTGGTCACCGAGAGCGAACCCGTGTCCATGAGCCGCGAAACCACTTTTGAGCGCGACCTGCACGCGGTGCACGACCGGGCCGAGCTGGGCGCGGTGTTTACCCGGCTGTGCGAGCAGGTGGCCGCTGATCTGCAGCGCAAGGGCTATGTGGGCAAAACCATCGGCATCAAGCTGCGCTATGACGACTTCAAGGCCGCCACCCGCGACCACACGATCATCCACCCCACGGCCGATGCCAAAACCATCCGCCAGGCCGCCGGGCAGTGCCTGAAGCGCGCGCCGCTGGACAAACGCCTGCGGCTGCTGGGCGTACGGGTGGGTTCGCTGGCGAAAGCCGGCTCAGAAGGAAATACAGCCTCTGCGCTCATTCCATCAGCACAAGCAGCTATGTATTTAGAAGCGCAGACGGGCTGGCTTTTCTAG
- a CDS encoding group 1 truncated hemoglobin, whose translation MKSCKPWIAAALLLVWSAASHAQTSPLYESLGEKPGIAALASDFVDRMKAHPRIGTMFDKIKPAYLKEQIADQFCEVSGGPCKYDGETMKNSHADLGIDKAQFNLVVEILQAAMDARGIPFTAQNQLLAQLAPMHRDIITK comes from the coding sequence ATGAAATCTTGCAAACCATGGATCGCCGCCGCGCTGCTGCTGGTGTGGTCCGCTGCCAGCCACGCCCAAACCTCCCCGCTCTACGAGTCCCTGGGCGAGAAGCCCGGCATCGCCGCCCTGGCCAGCGACTTTGTGGACCGCATGAAAGCCCACCCCCGCATCGGCACCATGTTTGACAAGATCAAGCCCGCGTACCTGAAGGAGCAGATTGCCGACCAGTTCTGCGAAGTCAGCGGCGGGCCGTGCAAGTACGATGGTGAGACCATGAAAAACTCGCACGCCGATCTCGGCATCGACAAAGCCCAGTTCAATCTGGTGGTGGAGATCTTGCAAGCCGCCATGGACGCGCGGGGCATCCCGTTTACCGCCCAAAACCAGTTGCTGGCCCAACTGGCGCCGATGCACCGCGACATCATTACCAAATAA